From Kineosporia succinea, the proteins below share one genomic window:
- a CDS encoding NADH-quinone oxidoreductase subunit J, translating into MNPALLTAATQGAADYGSGGENVLFWVIAIVSVPAALGLLFARKAVHAALCMALVMVCLGIVYLALQAPFLGVVQIFVYAGAVMMLFLFMMMLVGVDSSDSLVETIKGQRWLALVFGVGLAGLMISVIADVSYGGARGLADVDTTGNMTTMAELIFGKYVWAFEATSALLITAVLGAMVLAHRERLTPKLTQRELAYARIKDGPIKAPLPPPGVFARHNAVDIPALLPDGSPSELSVSRVLTARGQNRSVLTVSEDVAIIEAEISPNAQNQNDAQGHPLKGRGNPGVNSADTGAPEVTDASSSTEKTVEKTDEGSRP; encoded by the coding sequence GTGAACCCGGCCCTGCTGACCGCCGCCACCCAGGGGGCCGCCGACTACGGCAGCGGCGGCGAGAACGTGCTGTTCTGGGTCATCGCGATCGTCTCGGTGCCCGCCGCCCTCGGACTCCTGTTCGCGCGCAAGGCAGTTCACGCCGCGCTGTGCATGGCGCTGGTGATGGTCTGCCTCGGCATCGTCTACCTGGCCCTGCAGGCCCCGTTCCTCGGCGTGGTGCAGATCTTCGTCTACGCCGGCGCCGTGATGATGCTCTTCCTCTTCATGATGATGCTGGTCGGCGTCGACTCCTCGGACTCGCTGGTCGAGACCATCAAGGGGCAGCGCTGGCTGGCCCTGGTCTTCGGGGTCGGTCTGGCGGGGCTGATGATCTCGGTGATCGCCGACGTCAGCTACGGCGGTGCGCGTGGTCTGGCCGACGTCGACACCACCGGCAACATGACGACGATGGCCGAGCTGATCTTCGGCAAGTACGTCTGGGCCTTCGAGGCCACCAGCGCCCTGCTGATCACGGCGGTGCTCGGCGCGATGGTGCTGGCCCACCGCGAGCGGCTCACCCCGAAGCTGACGCAGCGCGAGCTGGCCTACGCCCGCATCAAGGACGGGCCGATCAAGGCCCCACTGCCTCCGCCCGGTGTGTTCGCGCGGCACAACGCGGTCGACATCCCGGCCCTGCTGCCCGACGGCAGCCCGTCCGAGCTCTCGGTCTCCCGGGTGCTCACCGCCCGGGGCCAGAACCGTTCCGTGCTCACGGTTTCCGAGGACGTCGCGATCATCGAGGCGGAGATCAGCCCGAACGCGCAGAACCAGAACGACGCGCAGGGGCACCCCCTGAAGGGCCGGGGAAACCCGGGAGTGAACAGTGCCGACACCGGCGCTCCCGAGGTGACCGACGCGTCCTCAAGCACCGAGAAGACCGTTGAGAAGACCGACGAAGGGAGCCGGCCGTGA
- the nuoK gene encoding NADH-quinone oxidoreductase subunit NuoK, translating to MHWLYLSVLLFSIGAVTVLVRRNAIVVFMGVELMLNAANLAFVTFARINGNIEGQVIALFVMLVAAAEVVVGLAIIFTIFRTRRSASVDDANLLKY from the coding sequence GTGCACTGGCTCTATCTCTCGGTGCTGCTGTTCTCGATCGGCGCCGTGACCGTGCTCGTGCGGCGCAACGCGATCGTGGTGTTCATGGGCGTCGAGCTCATGCTCAACGCCGCGAACCTGGCGTTCGTCACCTTCGCCCGCATCAACGGGAACATCGAGGGCCAGGTGATCGCGCTGTTCGTGATGCTCGTGGCAGCCGCTGAGGTGGTCGTCGGGCTGGCGATCATCTTCACCATCTTCCGCACCCGCAGGTCCGCGTCGGTCGACGACGCCAACCTGCTGAAGTACTGA
- the nuoL gene encoding NADH-quinone oxidoreductase subunit L, whose amino-acid sequence MLGETGAGLASHAAEGTVQSGAWLLVALPALGAAVLLLGGRKTDKWGHWLGTLMSWAAFVWGALLFFDLLGKDGEERAVGVHLFTWIESGSFKLDAGLLVDPLSLAFVLLVTFVGSLIHVYSVAYMEHDPDRRRFFAYLNLFVASMLLLVLADSYLLLFVGWEGVGLASYLLIGFWNHNPAYATAAKKAFIVNRVGDVGLSLAIMAMFAAFGTVTFSGVFAEAGNASEAKLTVIGLLLLVGACGKSAQFPLQSWLGDAMAGPTPVSALIHAATMVTAGVYLVVRSGPVYIGAPDAQLVVVIVGAITLVYGAIVGCAKDDIKKALAASTMSQIGYMMLAAGLGPVGAAFAIFHLLTHGFFKAGMFLGAGSVMHGMNDSVNMRTFGRLSGVMKVTWVTFGLGWLAILGIPPFSGYWSKDKIIEAAFIGEGWRPWVFGLAALLGAGVTAFYMSRLFFMTFQGKEKRWNDDAHPHESPLLMTVPMMILAVGSAGLGLVLGISDGLVHWLEPVVGAHGEEEPVLSVPVLTGLTLLLVLAGVALAWRMYWQSSVAVVAPRGSLLTRAARRDLFQDDVNEGLFMRPGQYLTRALVFFDNRGVDGAVRGTAALVGGLGGRLRRVQTGLVRSYAASMLAGVVILLGGVLAVRL is encoded by the coding sequence ATGCTTGGCGAAACTGGTGCTGGCCTGGCGTCCCACGCCGCCGAGGGCACCGTTCAGTCCGGTGCCTGGCTGCTCGTCGCCCTCCCCGCTCTGGGTGCCGCGGTGCTCCTGCTCGGTGGCCGCAAGACCGACAAGTGGGGGCACTGGCTCGGCACGCTGATGAGCTGGGCCGCCTTCGTCTGGGGCGCGCTGCTCTTCTTCGACCTGCTCGGGAAAGACGGTGAGGAGCGCGCGGTCGGCGTGCACCTCTTCACCTGGATCGAGTCGGGCTCGTTCAAGCTCGACGCCGGGCTGCTGGTCGATCCGCTCTCGCTGGCCTTCGTGCTGCTGGTGACGTTCGTCGGCTCGCTGATCCACGTCTACTCCGTGGCCTACATGGAGCACGACCCCGACCGGCGCCGGTTCTTCGCCTACCTCAACCTGTTCGTCGCCTCGATGCTCCTCCTGGTGCTGGCGGACTCGTACCTCCTTCTCTTCGTCGGCTGGGAGGGCGTGGGTCTTGCGTCCTACCTGCTGATCGGTTTCTGGAACCACAACCCGGCCTACGCCACTGCCGCGAAGAAGGCGTTCATCGTCAACCGCGTGGGTGACGTGGGACTTTCGCTGGCGATCATGGCGATGTTCGCGGCGTTCGGCACGGTGACGTTCAGCGGGGTCTTCGCCGAGGCAGGCAATGCTTCGGAGGCGAAGCTGACGGTCATCGGCCTGCTGCTGCTCGTCGGGGCCTGCGGCAAGTCGGCGCAGTTCCCGCTGCAGAGCTGGCTGGGCGACGCGATGGCCGGCCCCACACCGGTTTCCGCGCTCATCCACGCGGCCACGATGGTCACCGCCGGCGTCTACCTGGTGGTGCGCTCGGGCCCGGTCTACATCGGGGCGCCCGACGCCCAGCTGGTGGTGGTCATCGTCGGTGCGATCACGCTGGTCTACGGCGCGATCGTGGGTTGTGCCAAGGACGACATCAAGAAGGCCCTGGCCGCGTCCACCATGTCGCAGATCGGCTACATGATGCTGGCGGCGGGCCTGGGCCCGGTCGGCGCCGCGTTCGCGATCTTCCACCTGCTCACCCACGGGTTCTTCAAGGCCGGCATGTTCCTCGGTGCGGGCTCGGTGATGCACGGGATGAACGACTCGGTGAACATGCGCACGTTCGGACGCCTTTCCGGAGTCATGAAGGTCACCTGGGTGACGTTCGGGCTGGGTTGGCTGGCGATCCTCGGCATTCCGCCCTTCTCCGGGTACTGGAGCAAGGACAAGATCATCGAGGCCGCGTTCATCGGTGAGGGCTGGCGGCCCTGGGTTTTCGGGCTCGCCGCTCTGCTCGGCGCCGGCGTCACCGCGTTCTACATGTCCCGCCTCTTCTTCATGACCTTCCAGGGCAAGGAGAAGCGCTGGAACGACGACGCCCACCCGCACGAGTCGCCGCTGCTGATGACGGTGCCGATGATGATCCTGGCGGTCGGGTCGGCCGGTCTCGGTCTGGTGCTGGGTATCTCCGACGGTCTGGTGCACTGGCTGGAGCCGGTCGTGGGTGCTCACGGTGAGGAGGAGCCGGTGCTGTCGGTGCCGGTGCTGACCGGTCTGACGCTGCTGCTGGTGCTCGCTGGTGTGGCCCTGGCCTGGCGCATGTACTGGCAGTCGTCGGTGGCCGTAGTGGCGCCCCGCGGAAGCCTTCTCACCCGCGCCGCCCGCCGTGACCTGTTCCAGGACGACGTCAACGAGGGCCTGTTCATGCGCCCGGGCCAGTACCTGACCCGCGCGCTGGTGTTCTTCGACAACCGGGGGGTGGACGGTGCCGTGCGCGGTACGGCCGCACTCGTCGGCGGTCTCGGGGGCCGGCTGCGCCGGGTCCAGACCGGCCTGGTCCGCTCCTACGCCGCGTCGATGCTCGCCGGTGTCGTCATCCTCCTCGGCGGCGTGCTCGCCGTCCGCCTCTGA
- a CDS encoding NADH-quinone oxidoreductase subunit M → MDFPWLTVIGAVPLVGSAVIAVLPKAFAPRVKHLALGVSLAAFVLTVLAALQFETARAGEIQLAETHSWIPDFGVSYALGVNGIGLVMVALSTVLVPLCVLAAWNEIDDEQARLFFGLVLVLETMMVGVFAARDLFLFYVFFEAILLPVYFLIGSFGGNEQRRRYAAVKFLSYSLTGGLIMLVGVIGLYHAGPGGSDGFLIDNLTGLDFSSSTAERLMFVSLFIAFAIKAPIWPVHTWLPDAAAEAPAGVAVLLVGVLDKIGTFGMLTLCLPLFPEASKWAAPTILALSVVSVLYGALLAIGQSDIKRLIAYTSISHFGFIVLGIFAMTSTGQSGSTLYMVNHGFSTAALFLVAGFLINRRGSAEIDDYGGLQRSTPVLAAGFLLAGLSSLALPGMSSFVSEFMVLTGTFIRYPWVAALATLGIVLAALYILLTYQRMFTGPVREFAAGWKDASGREVWVIAPLIVVILFLGVYPKPVLDVINPAVNTTMQLVGVEDPAPTVAVEGENK, encoded by the coding sequence ATGGACTTCCCCTGGCTGACGGTGATCGGAGCCGTCCCCCTGGTGGGCTCGGCCGTGATCGCGGTGCTGCCCAAGGCGTTCGCGCCGCGGGTGAAGCACCTCGCGCTCGGCGTCTCGCTGGCGGCGTTCGTGCTGACCGTGCTGGCCGCCCTGCAGTTCGAGACCGCCCGGGCCGGTGAGATCCAGCTGGCCGAGACCCATTCCTGGATCCCCGACTTCGGCGTCAGCTACGCGCTCGGCGTGAACGGCATCGGCCTGGTGATGGTGGCGCTGTCCACCGTGCTGGTGCCGCTGTGCGTGCTGGCCGCCTGGAACGAGATCGACGACGAGCAGGCCCGGCTGTTCTTCGGCCTGGTGCTGGTGCTCGAGACGATGATGGTCGGCGTCTTCGCGGCGCGTGACCTCTTCCTGTTCTACGTCTTCTTCGAGGCCATCCTGCTGCCGGTCTACTTCCTGATCGGCTCGTTCGGGGGCAACGAGCAGCGCCGCCGTTACGCCGCGGTCAAGTTCCTCAGCTACTCGCTCACCGGCGGTCTGATCATGCTGGTCGGCGTGATCGGGCTCTACCACGCCGGTCCCGGCGGTTCCGACGGCTTCCTCATCGACAACCTGACCGGCCTGGACTTCTCCAGCTCCACGGCCGAACGGCTGATGTTCGTCTCACTCTTCATCGCCTTCGCGATCAAGGCGCCGATCTGGCCGGTGCACACCTGGCTGCCCGACGCCGCGGCCGAGGCCCCGGCCGGGGTGGCGGTGCTGCTGGTCGGTGTGCTCGACAAGATCGGCACCTTCGGCATGCTGACGTTGTGCCTGCCGCTCTTCCCGGAGGCCAGCAAGTGGGCCGCCCCGACGATCCTGGCGCTGTCGGTGGTCTCGGTGCTCTACGGCGCCCTGCTGGCGATCGGCCAGAGCGACATCAAGCGCCTGATCGCCTACACCTCGATCTCGCACTTCGGTTTCATCGTGCTGGGCATCTTCGCGATGACCTCGACCGGCCAGAGCGGCTCCACGCTCTACATGGTCAACCACGGGTTCTCCACCGCGGCGCTGTTCCTGGTCGCCGGGTTCCTGATCAACCGCCGCGGCTCGGCCGAGATCGACGACTACGGCGGCCTGCAGCGCAGCACCCCGGTGCTGGCCGCCGGTTTCCTGCTCGCCGGTCTGTCCAGCCTGGCGCTGCCCGGCATGTCGAGCTTCGTCAGCGAGTTCATGGTGCTGACGGGCACCTTCATCCGTTACCCGTGGGTGGCCGCGCTGGCCACGCTGGGCATCGTGCTCGCCGCGCTCTACATCCTGCTGACCTACCAGCGCATGTTCACCGGGCCGGTGCGGGAGTTCGCGGCGGGATGGAAAGACGCCTCGGGCCGCGAGGTCTGGGTGATCGCGCCGCTGATCGTGGTGATCCTGTTCCTCGGTGTCTACCCGAAACCCGTGCTGGACGTGATCAATCCGGCGGTCAACACCACCATGCAGCTGGTCGGGGTCGAAGACCCGGCGCCGACCGTCGCAGTTGAGGGAGAGAACAAGTGA
- the nuoN gene encoding NADH-quinone oxidoreductase subunit NuoN: MKAPSVDYVAVAPMLIVFVAALVAVLVEAFVPRAQRFIVQVFLATVAIAASLIFVVYLGTQSTSLNTAGGAVVIDGPALFLQGTILVLGLMAVLTMADEATPESSAFTAQASAVPGSADEARASRLGLVQTEIYPLILFSMVGMLLFPASNDLLTMFIALEVLSLPLYLLCGMARRRRLLSQEASLKYFLLGAFSSAFFLFGSALLYGFSGSVRLSDIANAVADGGGTTAASAVVGKDGLLLMGIGLLAVGLLFKVGAVPFQSWTPDVYQGAPTPVTGFMAACTKVAAFGALLRIAYVAVPGARWDWQPAIWVVAALTMLVGAIVAIVQADVKRMLAYSSIAHAGFILVGLMAMDRDGVGSVLFYLASYGFTTVGAFALVTLVRTSTPEGGVGGEATHLSQWQGLGKRSPLLAAIFTLFLLAFAGIPLTSGFTGKFAVFSAAADGAPWGVGLVLIGVAASAIAVFFYIRVIVLMYFNDSVGDAVTVTRPGALTILAVGVGVVATVGLGILPSAALGLANSSSVFLP; the protein is encoded by the coding sequence GTGAAGGCTCCTTCGGTCGACTACGTCGCCGTCGCGCCGATGCTGATCGTCTTCGTCGCGGCCCTGGTCGCGGTGCTGGTCGAGGCGTTCGTGCCGCGGGCTCAGCGGTTCATCGTCCAGGTCTTCCTCGCCACGGTCGCCATCGCCGCGTCCCTGATCTTCGTGGTCTACCTGGGCACCCAGTCCACCTCGCTGAACACGGCCGGGGGGGCCGTCGTGATCGACGGCCCGGCGCTCTTCCTGCAGGGCACGATCCTGGTGCTCGGTCTGATGGCCGTGCTCACGATGGCCGACGAGGCCACCCCGGAGTCCAGCGCGTTCACCGCCCAGGCCTCCGCGGTGCCGGGTTCGGCCGACGAGGCCCGCGCCTCCCGGCTCGGCCTGGTGCAGACCGAGATCTACCCGCTGATCCTGTTCTCGATGGTCGGCATGCTGCTCTTCCCGGCCTCGAACGACCTGCTCACGATGTTCATCGCCCTCGAGGTGCTGTCGTTGCCGCTGTACCTGCTGTGCGGCATGGCCCGGCGCCGTCGTCTCCTGTCCCAGGAGGCCTCGCTCAAGTACTTCCTGCTCGGGGCCTTCTCGTCGGCCTTCTTCCTGTTCGGCTCGGCGCTGCTGTACGGCTTCTCCGGCTCGGTCCGGCTGTCCGACATCGCCAACGCGGTCGCCGACGGCGGTGGCACCACCGCGGCCTCGGCCGTGGTCGGTAAAGACGGTCTGCTGCTGATGGGCATCGGCCTGCTCGCCGTGGGCCTGCTGTTCAAGGTCGGTGCGGTGCCCTTCCAGTCGTGGACGCCGGACGTGTACCAGGGCGCCCCGACCCCGGTCACCGGGTTCATGGCGGCCTGCACCAAGGTCGCCGCGTTCGGCGCGCTGCTGCGCATCGCCTATGTCGCCGTGCCCGGCGCCCGCTGGGACTGGCAGCCCGCGATCTGGGTGGTCGCCGCGCTGACCATGCTCGTCGGGGCGATCGTGGCGATCGTCCAGGCCGACGTGAAGCGCATGCTGGCCTACTCCTCGATCGCGCACGCCGGTTTCATCCTGGTCGGCCTGATGGCGATGGACCGGGACGGCGTCGGCAGCGTGCTGTTCTACCTCGCCTCCTACGGCTTCACCACGGTCGGCGCCTTCGCCCTGGTGACCCTGGTGCGCACCTCCACGCCGGAGGGTGGTGTCGGCGGTGAGGCGACTCACCTCTCCCAGTGGCAGGGCCTCGGCAAGCGTTCCCCGCTGCTCGCCGCCATCTTCACGCTGTTCCTGCTGGCCTTCGCCGGTATCCCGCTGACCAGCGGTTTCACCGGTAAGTTCGCGGTCTTCTCGGCCGCTGCCGACGGGGCCCCGTGGGGTGTCGGGCTGGTGCTGATCGGTGTTGCGGCATCCGCGATCGCCGTGTTCTTCTACATCCGGGTCATCGTGCTGATGTACTTCAACGACTCGGTAGGGGATGCTGTCACCGTGACCCGCCCCGGAGCCCTGACGATCCTCGCCGTCGGCGTCGGTGTCGTCGCGACGGTCGGCCTCGGCATCCTGCCCTCGGCCGCCCTCGGATTGGCCAATAGTTCGTCGGTGTTCTTACCGTGA
- a CDS encoding polyprenyl synthetase family protein, which yields MTASLDLPVADAALAESVRAGLDTIEARLREAVKHADQLADTASRHLVEAGGKRVRPMLTLLAAHLGDGHRPEVVQAGVVVELTHLASLYHDDVMDSADQRRGAAAAHLVWGNQIAILVGDLLFARASRIVAELGPEAVDIQAATFERLCLGQMHETVGPSAQEDPVAHYLQVLGDKTGSLIATAGRFGAMFGGCDAETVDIMIRYGELVGVAFQLADDVIDLSSAGRVSGKVQGTDLREGVPTLPTLLARRAAAEGDAEAQRIVDMLDGDLSDDARLAETIEALNEHKVMSAARDESARWAHEAIGALEPLPESSAKLALRQFAEAVVDRTR from the coding sequence GTGACCGCTTCCCTTGATCTGCCGGTGGCCGATGCCGCCCTCGCCGAGTCCGTCCGAGCCGGCTTGGACACGATCGAGGCCCGGTTGCGAGAGGCGGTCAAGCACGCCGACCAGCTCGCCGACACCGCCTCCCGTCATCTCGTGGAGGCGGGGGGCAAGCGGGTGCGCCCGATGCTCACGTTGCTGGCGGCGCACCTCGGTGACGGGCACCGTCCCGAGGTGGTGCAGGCCGGCGTCGTGGTCGAGCTGACCCACCTGGCCTCGCTCTACCACGACGACGTGATGGACTCCGCCGACCAGCGCCGCGGTGCCGCCGCGGCGCACCTGGTCTGGGGCAACCAGATCGCGATCCTCGTCGGTGACCTGCTCTTCGCCCGGGCCTCGCGGATCGTGGCCGAGCTCGGGCCGGAGGCCGTCGACATCCAGGCCGCCACCTTCGAGCGGCTGTGCCTGGGGCAGATGCACGAGACGGTCGGCCCGTCCGCGCAAGAAGACCCGGTGGCCCACTACCTGCAGGTGCTGGGCGACAAGACCGGTTCGCTGATCGCCACCGCCGGCCGTTTCGGGGCCATGTTCGGTGGCTGCGACGCCGAGACGGTCGACATCATGATCCGCTACGGCGAGCTCGTGGGCGTGGCCTTCCAGCTGGCCGACGACGTGATCGACCTGTCCAGCGCCGGCCGGGTGTCGGGCAAGGTGCAGGGCACCGACCTGCGCGAGGGCGTGCCCACCCTGCCCACGCTGCTGGCCCGCCGGGCCGCGGCCGAGGGCGACGCCGAGGCACAGCGCATCGTCGACATGCTCGACGGCGACCTCTCCGACGACGCCCGCCTGGCCGAGACCATCGAGGCGCTCAACGAGCACAAGGTGATGAGCGCGGCCCGCGACGAGTCGGCCCGCTGGGCGCACGAGGCGATCGGCGCGCTGGAGCCGCTGCCGGAGTCCTCGGCGAAGCTCGCGCTGCGGCAGTTCGCGGAAGCCGTGGTCGACCGCACCCGCTGA
- a CDS encoding Uma2 family endonuclease, with the protein MSAEVMHRACSRADNDVVTNEPVPDWVRKPGGYTVDEFFQLPDLPPHTELIDGGLVFVSPHRWFHMVVLRFLEQALVPTAPRHLRVSREMNVVLGERQAPEPDLSVIRAEALGGIADTRFPAGAVLLAVEVVSPGSEIRDRERKPQLYAAAGIQHYWLVEEEDGRPVVQVYELGSVTNTYGLTGVYRDRLKLTVPYDIDIDLTEVDFT; encoded by the coding sequence ATGAGCGCTGAAGTCATGCACCGGGCCTGCTCGCGGGCCGACAATGACGTGGTGACGAACGAACCTGTTCCCGACTGGGTGCGCAAGCCCGGGGGATACACCGTGGACGAGTTCTTCCAGCTGCCTGACCTGCCCCCGCACACCGAACTGATCGACGGGGGTCTGGTTTTCGTGAGTCCGCATCGCTGGTTTCACATGGTTGTCCTGCGTTTCCTGGAACAGGCGCTGGTGCCGACCGCTCCACGTCACCTCAGGGTGAGTCGCGAAATGAATGTCGTTCTCGGCGAGCGCCAGGCTCCCGAGCCGGACCTGTCGGTCATTCGGGCCGAGGCGCTCGGGGGCATTGCCGACACCAGGTTTCCGGCGGGCGCGGTTCTGCTGGCGGTTGAGGTCGTATCGCCCGGGTCCGAGATCCGTGACCGGGAGCGGAAGCCCCAGCTCTACGCCGCCGCCGGAATCCAGCACTACTGGCTGGTGGAGGAAGAGGATGGCCGCCCGGTCGTTCAGGTCTACGAGTTGGGCTCGGTCACGAATACCTACGGTCTCACCGGCGTCTATCGCGACCGCCTCAAGCTCACGGTTCCTTACGACATCGACATCGACCTCACCGAAGTCGACTTCACCTGA
- a CDS encoding FdhF/YdeP family oxidoreductase codes for MSRAPREDIDEGNVEVGHHKEYAAGVPGVYHALKVSYEQMGAQRTARTLLRLNQKDGFDCPGCAWPEKDHRHVAEFCENGAKAVAEEATRRVVDAEFFAKHPVSELDTKTDWWLGQQGRLVEPVIKPAGQDHYVPISWDAAFDLIATELRGLDDPDRATFYTSGRTSNEAAFVYQLLVRAHGTNNLPDCSNMCHESSGSALTQAIGVGKGSVQLDDLEQADLIVVMGQNPGTNHPRMLSTLEAAKNNGSVIVAVNPLPEAGLMNFHNPQTPKGVVGSGTQLTDDFLQIRIGGDQALLMAVAQLLLQNDEIIDHAFIAEHTHGFDEYAAHVKGLDFAELVGATGLTEQQVRSLADRFAASKKTIICWAMGITQHKHSVPTIHEIVNVLMIQGNLGRPGAGVCPVRGHSNVQGDRTMGIFEKMPDWFLDNLRQEFGFDPPRKHGFDVVDSLRAMRDGKIDVFMAVGGNFVRATPDSDLTEAALRKCRLTVQVSTKLNRSHTVCGETALILPTLGRTDKDVQSSGRQKVSVEDSMSRVHASHGRLTPASDLLLSEVAIICELAKRAVGDKVDVPWDEFRSDYRTIRDRISRVVPGFENYEAKLADPNGFTLPHATRSRQFPTKTGRANFAACPLEYPHIPEGRLLLQSLRSHDQYNTTIYGLDDRYRGIKNGRRVVFVNGDDLAELGFEDGEFVDIVSEWKDGVERRAPGFRIVRYDTAKGCVAAYYPETNVLVPLDSVADTSNTPTSKSVIVRFERVPVDA; via the coding sequence ATGAGTCGTGCACCCCGCGAGGACATCGACGAGGGAAATGTCGAGGTCGGCCACCACAAGGAGTACGCGGCGGGCGTTCCCGGCGTCTATCACGCGCTCAAGGTCTCGTACGAGCAGATGGGCGCCCAGCGCACCGCTCGCACGCTGCTGCGGCTGAACCAGAAAGACGGCTTCGACTGCCCGGGCTGCGCCTGGCCGGAGAAAGACCACCGCCACGTCGCCGAGTTCTGCGAGAACGGGGCCAAGGCCGTCGCCGAGGAGGCGACCCGGCGTGTGGTCGACGCGGAGTTCTTCGCGAAGCACCCCGTCAGCGAGCTCGACACCAAGACCGACTGGTGGCTGGGGCAGCAGGGGCGGCTGGTCGAGCCGGTGATCAAGCCCGCCGGGCAGGACCACTACGTGCCGATCAGCTGGGACGCGGCGTTCGACCTGATCGCGACCGAGCTGCGCGGCCTCGACGACCCCGACCGCGCCACCTTCTACACCTCGGGCCGCACCAGCAACGAGGCCGCGTTCGTCTACCAGCTCCTGGTGCGTGCTCACGGCACGAACAACCTGCCCGACTGCTCCAACATGTGCCACGAGTCGTCCGGCTCCGCGCTCACCCAGGCCATCGGCGTGGGCAAGGGCAGCGTGCAGCTCGACGATCTCGAGCAGGCCGACCTGATCGTGGTGATGGGCCAGAACCCGGGCACCAACCACCCGCGCATGCTCTCCACGCTCGAGGCCGCCAAGAACAACGGCTCGGTCATCGTCGCGGTGAACCCGCTGCCCGAGGCCGGCCTGATGAACTTCCACAACCCGCAGACGCCGAAGGGGGTCGTGGGCAGCGGCACGCAGCTCACCGACGACTTCCTGCAGATCCGCATCGGTGGTGACCAGGCCCTGCTGATGGCCGTCGCCCAGCTGCTGCTGCAGAACGACGAGATCATCGACCACGCGTTCATCGCCGAGCACACGCACGGTTTCGACGAATACGCCGCGCACGTCAAGGGTCTCGACTTCGCCGAGCTGGTCGGGGCGACCGGCCTGACCGAGCAGCAGGTGCGTTCGCTCGCCGATCGCTTCGCGGCCTCGAAGAAGACCATCATCTGCTGGGCCATGGGCATCACCCAGCACAAGCACTCGGTGCCGACGATCCACGAGATCGTGAACGTGCTGATGATCCAGGGCAACCTGGGCCGTCCCGGCGCGGGTGTCTGCCCGGTGCGTGGCCACAGCAACGTCCAGGGCGACCGCACCATGGGCATCTTCGAGAAGATGCCCGACTGGTTCCTCGACAACCTGCGGCAGGAGTTCGGATTCGACCCGCCCCGCAAGCACGGGTTCGACGTGGTCGACAGCCTGCGGGCCATGCGCGACGGCAAGATCGACGTGTTCATGGCGGTCGGCGGCAACTTCGTGCGGGCCACCCCCGACAGTGACCTGACCGAGGCCGCGCTGCGCAAATGCCGTCTCACGGTGCAGGTCTCGACCAAACTGAACCGCTCGCACACGGTCTGCGGCGAGACCGCCCTGATCCTGCCCACGCTCGGCCGTACCGATAAGGACGTGCAGAGCTCGGGGCGTCAGAAGGTCAGTGTCGAAGACTCGATGAGCCGGGTGCACGCCTCGCACGGTCGTCTCACCCCGGCGTCCGACCTGCTGCTGTCCGAGGTCGCGATCATCTGCGAGCTGGCCAAGCGCGCGGTGGGCGACAAGGTCGACGTGCCGTGGGACGAGTTCCGGTCCGACTACCGCACGATCCGCGACCGGATCTCGCGTGTGGTGCCCGGTTTCGAGAACTACGAGGCGAAACTGGCCGACCCGAACGGCTTCACGCTGCCGCACGCCACGCGTAGCCGGCAGTTCCCGACCAAGACCGGCCGGGCCAACTTCGCGGCCTGCCCGCTGGAGTACCCGCACATCCCCGAGGGTCGTCTGCTGCTGCAGTCGCTGCGCAGCCACGACCAGTACAACACCACGATCTACGGCCTCGACGACCGCTACCGCGGTATCAAGAACGGCCGTCGCGTGGTGTTCGTGAACGGTGACGACCTGGCCGAACTGGGGTTCGAGGACGGCGAGTTCGTCGACATCGTCTCGGAGTGGAAGGACGGCGTGGAGCGTCGCGCTCCCGGCTTCCGCATCGTGCGGTACGACACCGCGAAGGGATGCGTCGCGGCGTACTACCCGGAGACGAACGTGCTGGTGCCACTCGACAGCGTGGCCGACACCAGCAACACGCCGACCTCGAAGTCGGTCATCGTGCGGTTCGAGCGGGTCCCGGTCGACGCCTGA